The Candidatus Dormiibacterota bacterium nucleotide sequence CGCGCGCTCGGACAGCTCGACGGTGCGCAGCGAGTCGTCGATGCGCCGGCGCCGCTCGGCGCGCGGCACACCGTAGACCAGCGCGTGGAACTGCAGGTTCTCGCGCGCGGTGAGCTGGTCGTCGAGAGACGGGTCCTGGAAGATGAGGCCGATGCTCTGGCGCACCGCGTGCGGGTCGCGGGCGACGTCGTGGCCGGCGACGGTGGCGGTGCCCGCGCTCGCCTTCAGCAGGGTGCAGAGGATGGAGATGGTGGTCGACTTCCCGGCGCCGTTGGGTCCGAGGAACCCGAAGATCTCGCCACGCCGCACCTCGAGGTCGATGCCCCGAACCGCCTCGATGGCGCCGTAGCGCTTGGCCAGTCCGCGGACCTGGATGATCGGATCGCCCGCGGCGGCGTGACGCTCCTCGACGGGGTCGCGCGTGAGCACCTGCATGGGCGCAGTATCACCCCGCACGCGGGTTTCAACCCCCCGCCGGGCGACCTCGTCACGATCCCGTTGCGACCGCCGTCGACGGACCGGTCAGAAGGCTCCGGTGCCGTTGGGGGTGCCCAGCCCGGTGGGTCCGTTGTATCCGGGGGCCGGCCCCGCCTGGCACAGGTAGCTGTCGCAGAAGAAGTCGTTGCTGCCCTGCACCACCGGGTTGAGGGCGGTGCTGTGCGCGTACGGGTACGAGCCGGCGACCACCGACCCGGCATTGCCGGCGAGCGCGTAGATGCCGGCGATCAGCGGCGAGCCGATGCTGGTGCCACCCGCCTTGATCCATCCCGACGCCCCGTAGCTGTCGTACATCGCCACCCCGCTGGCGGGGTCGGCGACCGCGGAGACGTCGGCGATGGCGCGGTGCGCACAGCCGGGGTCGTGCTGCCACGACGGCTTCGGCTCGATGGTGCTGCAGCCGCTGCCCGAGCCGCTCCACGCGGTCTCGTCCCAGCCGCGCGCGTTCGAGCTTCGGGTCAGCGTGGTGCCGCCCACTGCGGTGACGAACGGCGACGCCGCCGGATACACGGGCTGGTAGCCGAGGTCGCCGGACGCGACCACCACGGCGATGCCGGGATGGTTGAAGAAGTGGTCCCAGCCGGTCTCCTTGTCACTCTCGACCACGCCCCAGCTGTTGGTGATCGCGACCACGCCGGGCGTCGCCGCGGCGACGTTCTCCGCCGCGCCCAGCGAGGGGATGTCCTGTCCGCCGGACTCGACGAGGAGGATCTTGCAGAGCGGGCACCCCGCCGACACCATGTCGAGGTCGAGCGAGATCTCCTTCGCCCAGTCGGCGTCGGCCGCGGGCAGCCGCCCGGTGCCGGTGGCGTCGACCTTCCGGAAGCAGCCGTTCGCGGTGGTGCACGCGGGCAGCCCGTAGGTGGTGCGGTAGACGGCGAGGTCGGCCTCGGCATTGGGATCGTCGTACGCGTCGACGACCGCGACGGTGCGTCCCTGACCGCCGGTGGCGGGGAGGTTGTACGCGGAGCGGAGGTCGGCCGGTCCGAGGCCGCGCGCGTGCGACGACGCGGTACCGCCGCGACCGCGCGGCGATGACGTCACCACCCGCGCGAAGCAGCGCGCCTGGTCGGGAGCGGCGGGGTGACACGCCGGTGAGGAGCTGATCGCGGCGACGGTCGTGGCGGTCTGCGGACGTGATCCGCCGGTGCTGCCGAGGGTGACCAGAACCCCCGCGACCAGGACCGCACAGCCCGTCCGGCGCAGCCTCCGCCCGGTCACCGGCAACCCTCCGATCCCTTCCTGACGACGGTGCTGTGTCGCACTGCAGGATACCGGGCTCGCGCCCGGCGTCAAGCCCCGGTGTACAGAGGCGTCAGGATGCGCAGCCGTCGCGGGGAATGAGCAGCGCCGGCACCTCGGGGATGTTCAGGAGGTTCACACCCCAGAGCTGGCCGAGCCATTCGAGGCTGTCCTGCGCCTCCACCTGCCACGCCTCCCAGCCGTGCGGGCCGG carries:
- a CDS encoding S53 family peptidase, which gives rise to MTGRRLRRTGCAVLVAGVLVTLGSTGGSRPQTATTVAAISSSPACHPAAPDQARCFARVVTSSPRGRGGTASSHARGLGPADLRSAYNLPATGGQGRTVAVVDAYDDPNAEADLAVYRTTYGLPACTTANGCFRKVDATGTGRLPAADADWAKEISLDLDMVSAGCPLCKILLVESGGQDIPSLGAAENVAAATPGVVAITNSWGVVESDKETGWDHFFNHPGIAVVVASGDLGYQPVYPAASPFVTAVGGTTLTRSSNARGWDETAWSGSGSGCSTIEPKPSWQHDPGCAHRAIADVSAVADPASGVAMYDSYGASGWIKAGGTSIGSPLIAGIYALAGNAGSVVAGSYPYAHSTALNPVVQGSNDFFCDSYLCQAGPAPGYNGPTGLGTPNGTGAF